The following are from one region of the Novosphingobium humi genome:
- a CDS encoding polyhydroxyalkanoate depolymerase encodes MLYQAYQTYCDMMEPSRRMAALALEARDRLWPWADVWGWPRRTHALCTTHKLSAITHARPAFGIDEVRVGNARVAVREEIAIERPFGNLIHFAKDEVMTPQPKMLVVAPLSGHYATLLSHTVEVLLRDHDVYLTDWKNARDVPLAEGRFGLEDYTDYLIHFLRELGPRSHMLAVCQPCVSALAAVAVMSAERDPATPRSLTLMSGPLDVREAPTVVNELANANTLDWFEANLISRVPSRYKGAGRRVYPGFLQLTAFMSMNLGRHFGQFRKLYKALVDGREAEAKKIADFYDEYMAVLDLSAEFYLETIDQVFQQATLARGEMMHRGRRIDCATIRHTALLTVEGERDDICGVGQTAAAHQMCSSLRPHLRRHHLQPGVGHYGVFAGSKWEKQVYPQVRNMVLAMS; translated from the coding sequence ATGCTTTATCAGGCCTATCAGACCTATTGCGATATGATGGAGCCATCACGCCGGATGGCGGCGCTGGCTTTGGAGGCACGTGATCGGCTCTGGCCATGGGCGGATGTGTGGGGCTGGCCGCGCCGGACCCATGCGCTGTGTACGACTCACAAGCTTTCGGCCATCACCCATGCCCGCCCCGCCTTTGGCATTGACGAGGTGCGGGTGGGCAATGCCCGCGTGGCCGTGCGCGAGGAAATCGCCATCGAACGGCCCTTCGGCAATCTGATCCATTTTGCCAAGGACGAGGTGATGACGCCCCAGCCCAAGATGCTGGTGGTCGCCCCGCTGTCGGGCCATTACGCCACGCTGCTCTCCCATACGGTCGAGGTCCTGCTGCGCGATCACGATGTCTATCTGACCGACTGGAAAAACGCGCGTGACGTACCGCTGGCCGAGGGGCGTTTCGGGCTGGAGGATTACACCGATTACCTGATCCATTTCCTGCGCGAACTGGGCCCGCGCAGCCATATGCTGGCCGTGTGCCAGCCCTGCGTCTCGGCGCTGGCGGCCGTGGCGGTGATGAGCGCCGAGCGCGATCCGGCCACCCCGCGCAGCCTGACGCTGATGAGCGGGCCTCTGGATGTGCGCGAGGCGCCCACGGTGGTCAATGAACTGGCCAATGCCAATACGCTGGACTGGTTCGAGGCCAATCTGATCTCGCGCGTGCCTTCGCGGTATAAGGGCGCGGGGCGGAGGGTCTATCCCGGCTTTCTGCAATTGACCGCCTTTATGTCGATGAACCTTGGCCGCCATTTCGGGCAGTTTCGCAAACTCTATAAGGCGCTTGTCGATGGGCGCGAGGCCGAGGCGAAGAAGATCGCGGATTTCTACGATGAATATATGGCGGTGCTGGACCTCTCGGCGGAATTCTATCTCGAAACCATCGATCAGGTGTTTCAGCAGGCCACACTGGCGCGTGGGGAAATGATGCACCGCGGCCGCCGCATTGATTGCGCGACAATCCGCCATACCGCATTGTTGACGGTCGAAGGCGAGCGCGACGACATTTGCGGCGTGGGCCAGACGGCCGCCGCGCATCAGATGTGCTCCTCGCTGCGCCCCCATCTGCGGCGGCATCATTTGCAGCCGGGCGTGGGCCATTACGGCGTGTTTGCCGGTTCGAAATGGGAAAAACAGGTCTATCCGCAAGTGCGCAATATGGTGCTGGCAATGAGCTGA
- a CDS encoding purine nucleoside permease — protein MVMGRYKALFLALTAALAGPVAAAPVSGRAALVQIAKCAPAAPCAAHLPVRVVVVTLFEIGKDEGDRPGEFQLWKERAKLTERIPFPQGYHDLYYNPDTQVLGIVTGMGNIKSATAALALGLDQRLDLSHAYWLVAGIAGIDPAAGSAGSAAWARYLVDGDMAHEIDAREIPKGWKYGYFPIHGSTKVEGDPLAGPAPVAANGEMFALNAGLAQWAYGLTKDLKLPDDASIAAQRELYKDFPEAQKPPHVMMGDQLAAMTYWHGERMTQWGRDWVKYWTNGKGTFVTSAMEETGIIQSLEYLTKVGRADRNRLMVLRAGSNFTMPPPGMGAAENMARENAGYSGMTAALEALYAAGSKVVGEITTHWPRYEKSAPSAP, from the coding sequence ATGGTAATGGGCCGATACAAGGCTTTGTTTCTGGCGCTGACGGCTGCTCTGGCGGGGCCGGTGGCGGCGGCTCCGGTGTCTGGGCGCGCCGCCTTGGTGCAAATCGCCAAATGCGCGCCCGCCGCGCCTTGCGCCGCGCATCTGCCGGTGCGGGTGGTGGTGGTCACGCTGTTTGAAATCGGCAAGGACGAGGGCGACCGCCCCGGCGAGTTCCAGCTCTGGAAAGAACGGGCGAAGCTGACCGAGCGGATACCTTTTCCGCAGGGCTATCACGACCTCTATTACAACCCGGACACGCAGGTTCTGGGCATTGTGACCGGCATGGGCAATATCAAATCGGCCACCGCCGCGTTGGCGCTGGGGCTGGATCAGCGGCTCGATCTGTCCCATGCCTACTGGCTGGTGGCGGGGATTGCGGGGATTGATCCGGCGGCGGGATCGGCGGGCAGCGCGGCCTGGGCGCGCTATCTGGTCGATGGCGATATGGCGCATGAGATCGACGCGCGCGAAATTCCCAAGGGCTGGAAATATGGCTATTTCCCGATCCACGGCTCGACGAAAGTGGAGGGCGACCCGCTGGCCGGGCCTGCGCCGGTGGCGGCCAATGGCGAGATGTTTGCGCTCAATGCCGGGCTTGCCCAATGGGCCTATGGCTTGACCAAGGATCTGAAACTGCCCGATGATGCCTCGATCGCGGCCCAGCGCGAACTCTACAAGGATTTCCCCGAAGCGCAAAAGCCGCCCCATGTGATGATGGGCGATCAACTGGCCGCGATGACCTATTGGCATGGCGAGAGGATGACCCAATGGGGCCGCGACTGGGTCAAATACTGGACGAATGGCAAGGGCACTTTCGTCACCTCGGCGATGGAGGAGACGGGGATTATCCAGAGCCTTGAATATCTGACCAAGGTGGGCAGGGCGGATCGCAACAGGCTGATGGTGCTGCGCGCGGGGTCGAATTTCACCATGCCGCCGCCGGGCATGGGCGCGGCCGAAAATATGGCGCGCGAGAATGCGGGCTATTCGGGCATGACCGCCGCGCTGGAGGCGCTCTATGCCGCCGGGTCAAAGGTGGTGGGCGAAATCACCACGCATTGGCCGCGCTATGAAAAATCCGCGCCCTCGGCCCCTTAA
- a CDS encoding glutathione S-transferase, producing MAKATLTISSKTYSAWSLRGWLLTQLAGLEVDEQRVENDAADRAELLLLSPSVLVPRLTHEGASVWDTLAIAEYLNELYPDAQMLPADRIARAHCRSISGEIHSGFTNLRSALPMNLKVRHEKFPVFSGARPDIERIEVIWQECLGKYGGPFLFGAAPTIADAMYAPVTTRFLTYAVGLSAPSAAYCQTIAAWGPMIQWREAALAEAEEIEDLDVEF from the coding sequence ATGGCCAAGGCAACGCTCACCATTTCCAGCAAGACCTATTCGGCATGGTCGCTGCGCGGCTGGCTGCTGACGCAACTGGCCGGGCTGGAGGTTGATGAACAGCGGGTCGAAAATGACGCAGCCGACCGCGCCGAACTGCTGCTGCTCAGCCCCTCGGTGCTGGTGCCGCGCCTGACGCATGAAGGGGCCAGCGTGTGGGATACGCTGGCGATTGCCGAATATTTGAACGAGCTTTATCCCGATGCCCAGATGCTGCCCGCCGACCGGATCGCGCGCGCCCATTGCCGATCGATCAGCGGCGAGATCCATTCCGGCTTCACCAATCTGCGATCGGCCCTGCCGATGAACCTCAAGGTGCGGCACGAGAAATTCCCGGTCTTTTCCGGCGCCCGCCCCGATATTGAGCGGATCGAGGTGATCTGGCAGGAATGCCTTGGCAAATATGGCGGGCCGTTCCTGTTTGGCGCCGCGCCCACGATTGCCGATGCGATGTATGCGCCCGTCACCACGCGCTTCCTCACCTATGCCGTGGGGTTGAGCGCGCCCAGCGCCGCCTATTGCCAGACCATCGCGGCATGGGGGCCGATGATCCAGTGGCGCGAGGCCGCGCTGGCCGAGGCCGAGGAGATCGAGGATCTGGACGTTGAATTTTGA
- a CDS encoding enoyl-CoA hydratase/isomerase family protein has translation MPRRAIGYDAPMLKLDKDGAIARLLIDRPERHNAMNLAMWQALPDLLAQAVGDDDVRAIVLTSATPGLFCAGADISEMLAAREDRGLRAATQEAINAAQSALAQCPKPLVAMVDGDAIGGGCGLILACHMRVATSRARFGITPARLGLAYPLHDTALLVDLVGPGQARRLMLTGMLIGAEEALRIGLIEEIGESAHEALRAIVANSAFTHAATLHTIARVIAGQGQEDEASLALFASAFDGADFAARAEGFFKRKG, from the coding sequence TTGCCCCGCCGTGCGATAGGCTATGACGCACCCATGCTGAAACTGGACAAGGATGGCGCCATAGCGCGCCTGCTGATCGACCGGCCCGAACGCCATAATGCGATGAACCTGGCCATGTGGCAGGCGCTGCCCGATCTGCTGGCGCAGGCGGTGGGCGATGACGATGTGCGCGCGATTGTCCTGACCTCGGCCACGCCGGGCCTGTTCTGCGCCGGGGCCGATATTAGCGAAATGCTGGCCGCGCGTGAGGACCGGGGGCTGCGCGCCGCCACGCAAGAGGCCATCAACGCGGCGCAATCGGCGCTGGCGCAATGCCCCAAGCCATTGGTCGCAATGGTTGACGGCGATGCGATCGGCGGGGGATGCGGGCTGATTTTGGCCTGTCATATGCGGGTGGCCACATCGCGCGCGCGTTTCGGCATTACGCCCGCGCGGCTGGGACTGGCCTATCCGCTGCATGACACCGCGCTGCTGGTCGATCTGGTCGGGCCGGGTCAGGCGCGGCGGCTGATGCTGACGGGTATGCTGATCGGGGCGGAGGAAGCGCTGCGCATCGGGCTGATCGAGGAGATTGGCGAGAGCGCGCATGAAGCCTTGCGCGCCATCGTCGCCAATTCCGCCTTCACCCATGCCGCCACGCTGCACACGATCGCGCGGGTGATCGCCGGGCAAGGCCAAGAGGACGAAGCCTCGCTGGCCCTGTTCGCCTCGGCCTTCGACGGGGCGGATTTCGCCGCCCGCGCCGAGGGATTTTTCAAACGCAAGGGTTAA
- a CDS encoding DUF808 domain-containing protein, with protein MSVGLIALLDDVAMIAKAAAASLDDMAAGVAQAGSKAAGVVIDDAAVTPAYVASFTPDRELPVIARIARGSLFNKLVILLPVALGLSALLPWAITPLLMLGGLFLSYEGAEKLLEKLGGQTHGETPDAPVSDGKAFEAARVKGAVRTDLILSAEIMAIALAEVADKPLVERAVILGIVGVGITALVYGVVALIVKADDIGLHLARGGTGLRLTIGRALVQGTPPLLTLLANVGTAAMLWVGGGILLHGAEQLGLAAPAHWQHGVVHAVEMAAGGALGWIAGAGIAGLVGLVIGMIVAGVLHGLPAVLRRA; from the coding sequence ATGTCGGTGGGTTTGATCGCGCTGCTCGATGATGTGGCGATGATTGCCAAGGCGGCGGCGGCCTCGCTGGACGATATGGCCGCCGGCGTGGCGCAGGCGGGCAGCAAGGCCGCCGGCGTGGTGATCGACGATGCGGCGGTGACGCCCGCCTATGTCGCCTCGTTCACCCCCGACCGCGAATTGCCCGTCATTGCCCGTATCGCGCGGGGCAGCCTGTTCAACAAGCTGGTGATCCTGCTGCCGGTGGCGCTGGGGCTTTCGGCGCTGCTGCCATGGGCGATCACGCCGCTGCTGATGCTGGGCGGGCTGTTTCTGAGCTATGAGGGCGCGGAAAAGCTGCTGGAAAAGCTGGGCGGTCAGACGCATGGTGAAACGCCCGATGCGCCGGTGTCCGACGGCAAGGCCTTTGAGGCCGCGCGCGTCAAGGGCGCGGTGCGCACCGATCTGATCCTGTCGGCCGAAATCATGGCCATCGCTCTGGCCGAGGTGGCCGACAAGCCCTTGGTTGAGCGGGCGGTCATTCTGGGCATTGTGGGCGTGGGCATTACGGCGCTGGTTTACGGCGTGGTCGCGCTGATTGTTAAGGCGGATGATATCGGCCTGCATCTGGCGCGGGGCGGAACGGGGCTGCGGCTGACCATCGGGCGGGCGCTGGTGCAGGGCACGCCGCCCTTGCTCACCCTGCTGGCCAATGTCGGCACGGCCGCGATGCTCTGGGTGGGCGGCGGCATCCTGTTGCATGGCGCCGAGCAACTGGGCCTTGCCGCGCCCGCCCATTGGCAGCATGGCGTGGTCCATGCGGTGGAAATGGCGGCGGGCGGGGCGCTGGGCTGGATTGCGGGGGCCGGGATTGCCGGGCTGGTCGGGCTGGTGATCGGCATGATCGTGGCGGGGGTGCTGCACGGGCTGCCCGCTGTGTTGCGCCGGGCATGA
- a CDS encoding alginate export family protein: protein MKRGCLAALGLICWGVDARADDDLHISGSMRARFEAIEGQARAGANASDQLASLRTAVKVQWNHGPIELVGEIYDARAWNANPGTPLSANDVNVLEPLQAYVRADLGSVFGKGSKTTIQAGRMMAMIGSRRLISSDDYGNSPNSFSGAIATTKLKGGFTSTLLYLMPNLRLPDDGVSLRDNRFALDRQNVNVALSGGLLAHQRKGSPVLSEISFIHFGERDAPGHPTKDRSLNNVGLRAGYDPRPAHWDGGFEAIYQWGTTSASTAPNAATLSVSATFARAYLGYSWAGKWKPHVLAEFDRASGDGPSATYGHFDTLFGFRRGDLAASSLYNAVGRANIVSPGLRVEVTPSARLDAFVGWRGLWLADSHDSFSTTGVRDATGRSGTFAGHQFETRMRWWVKPKRLRFEFDGTYLARGRFLETAPNGRRGDTRYVSFNLTGFF, encoded by the coding sequence ATGAAAAGAGGATGTCTGGCCGCTCTGGGCCTGATTTGCTGGGGCGTGGATGCGCGCGCCGATGATGACCTGCATATTTCCGGATCGATGCGCGCGCGGTTTGAGGCCATCGAGGGTCAGGCTCGCGCCGGTGCCAATGCCAGCGACCAGCTTGCCAGCCTGCGCACGGCGGTAAAGGTACAGTGGAACCACGGCCCAATAGAACTGGTCGGGGAAATCTATGACGCCAGAGCATGGAATGCCAATCCCGGCACGCCGCTTTCCGCCAATGACGTCAACGTGCTGGAGCCTCTTCAGGCCTATGTCAGGGCCGATCTGGGTTCGGTTTTCGGCAAGGGCAGCAAGACCACCATCCAGGCCGGACGCATGATGGCGATGATCGGTTCGCGCCGTTTGATCTCATCGGATGATTACGGCAATTCTCCCAATTCCTTTTCGGGCGCGATTGCGACAACGAAGTTGAAAGGCGGATTTACTTCCACCTTGCTTTACCTGATGCCGAATCTGCGCTTGCCCGATGATGGTGTGTCGCTGCGTGACAATCGCTTTGCGCTGGATCGGCAAAATGTGAATGTCGCACTCTCGGGCGGGCTGCTGGCCCATCAGCGCAAGGGCAGTCCGGTGCTCTCGGAAATCAGCTTCATCCATTTTGGCGAGCGCGACGCGCCGGGCCATCCGACCAAAGACCGTTCACTCAACAATGTCGGCCTGCGCGCCGGCTATGATCCGCGCCCGGCCCATTGGGATGGTGGGTTCGAGGCGATCTATCAATGGGGCACCACCAGCGCCAGCACAGCGCCCAATGCGGCCACCCTCTCGGTCAGCGCGACTTTTGCGCGTGCCTATCTGGGCTATAGCTGGGCGGGCAAGTGGAAGCCTCATGTGCTGGCCGAATTCGACCGGGCCAGCGGGGACGGCCCCTCGGCCACCTATGGCCATTTCGACACGCTGTTCGGATTCCGCCGCGGCGATCTGGCTGCCAGCAGCCTCTACAATGCCGTCGGCCGGGCCAATATCGTCTCGCCCGGATTGCGCGTCGAAGTGACGCCCAGCGCCCGGCTCGACGCTTTCGTCGGCTGGCGCGGCCTTTGGCTGGCCGACAGCCACGACAGTTTTTCCACCACCGGCGTGCGTGATGCCACCGGCCGCAGCGGCACTTTTGCCGGACACCAGTTCGAGACGCGGATGCGCTGGTGGGTGAAGCCGAAAAGACTTCGCTTTGAATTTGATGGCACTTATCTGGCGCGCGGCCGGTTTCTGGAAACCGCGCCCAATGGACGGCGCGGCGATACGCGCTATGTGTCGTTCAATCTGACCGGATTTTTCTGA